In Hymenobacter sublimis, a single genomic region encodes these proteins:
- the ileS gene encoding isoleucine--tRNA ligase, whose protein sequence is MNYPEFKQPLNYGQVGTDILAWWKQNGIFEKSVSTREGQPTFVFYEGPPSANGAPGIHHVMARTVKDIFCRYQTLLGKQVNRKGGWDTHGLPIELQVEKELGITKEDIGKKISIEDYNQRCRETVMRFKAQWDDLTEKMGYWVDLDDPYITFEPEYIESCWALLKKLYDKGLLYKGYTIQPYSPAAGTGLSSHELNQPGTYRDVKDTTIVAQFKVKRDEASAKLFTGVSDSTQYTEVYTEENSVETYILAWTTTPWTLPANTGLAVGKNIPYVLVRTFNPYTGAPIRVVLAEALMNRYFSEKGQEASLEDYKAGDKVLPWRIENTFKGADLVGIRYERLFDQDKGFPAFEGEERAFRVIPGDFVTTEDGTGIVHISPTFGADDFRAAQQADIPALIVLDAEGKPTPIVDRTGRYVPQMGEFGGRWVKNYDGHDQSGADYKTLDESIAIRMKGDGTAFKVEKYEHTYPHCWRTDKPVLYYPLDSWFIKTTAVKDRLIELNKTINWQPASTGTGRFGNWLENLVDWNLSRSRYWGTPLPIWRTQDGSEEICIGSVEQLKQEIDKAVAAEVMTHNPYANGEKMDLHRPYVDDIFLVSPSGQPMYRETDLIDVWFDSGAMPYAQWHYPLENGEKFQKNFPADFIAEGVDQTRGWFFTLHALAVMLEDSVAYKNVMANGLVLDKNGNKMSKRLGNAIDPFQTIEQFGPDATRWYMIANAQPWDNLKFDLSGITEVQRRFFGTLFNTYSFYALYANLDGFQAREFDRVPHSELSELDRWILSKLQSLILEVRGHYDSYDPTKAARAIQDFVTDQLSNWHVRLSRRRFWKGELTQDKKAAYETLQECLVVVAQLMAPVAPFFAEWLYKNMTDGMRAEAIERNTPLAPESIHLTLLVEAETNRIDKALEERMELAQRISSLTHSLRKKSVLKVRQPLQRILVPVFNETTREQVGKVEDLICAEVNVKHVEFLDDTSGVLVKSVKPNFKRLGQQYGARLKAVGARIQQMTPEEISTLEKTGQLAVEVEGQPITLAPDDVEIRTDDLPGWLVATDGPLTVALDVTLTDELRQEGVARELVNRLQNLRKDSGLEVQDKIRVTLGQQAELEAAVQSFGGYIREEVQALALNFAPEISGGSVLEFDEYTVPVQLEVANS, encoded by the coding sequence ATGAACTACCCCGAATTCAAGCAGCCGCTCAACTACGGCCAGGTCGGCACCGATATCCTGGCGTGGTGGAAGCAGAACGGCATCTTCGAGAAAAGCGTGAGCACCCGCGAAGGGCAGCCGACGTTCGTGTTTTACGAAGGCCCACCCTCGGCCAACGGCGCCCCCGGCATCCACCACGTCATGGCCCGGACGGTAAAGGACATTTTCTGCCGCTACCAGACCCTGCTGGGCAAGCAGGTAAACCGCAAAGGCGGCTGGGACACCCACGGCCTGCCCATTGAGCTGCAGGTAGAAAAGGAGCTGGGCATCACGAAGGAGGATATCGGGAAGAAAATCAGCATTGAGGACTACAACCAGCGCTGCCGCGAAACCGTGATGCGCTTTAAAGCCCAGTGGGACGACCTCACCGAGAAAATGGGCTATTGGGTAGACCTCGACGACCCCTACATCACCTTTGAGCCCGAGTACATCGAGAGCTGCTGGGCCCTGCTCAAGAAGCTCTACGACAAGGGCTTGCTCTACAAAGGCTACACCATTCAGCCCTACTCCCCAGCCGCCGGCACTGGCCTCAGCTCCCACGAGCTAAACCAGCCCGGCACCTACCGCGACGTCAAGGACACGACCATCGTGGCCCAGTTCAAGGTGAAGCGGGATGAGGCTTCGGCGAAGCTGTTTACTGGCGTGTCAGATTCTACTCAGTATACAGAAGTCTATACCGAAGAAAATTCGGTAGAAACCTACATCCTAGCCTGGACGACGACGCCTTGGACGCTACCTGCTAACACCGGTTTGGCTGTGGGTAAGAACATTCCCTACGTGCTGGTACGCACCTTCAACCCTTACACGGGTGCCCCCATCCGGGTAGTGCTGGCGGAAGCGTTGATGAACCGCTATTTCTCGGAGAAAGGCCAAGAGGCTTCGCTAGAAGACTACAAAGCCGGCGACAAGGTGCTGCCTTGGCGCATCGAAAACACGTTCAAAGGCGCTGACTTGGTAGGCATCCGCTACGAGCGGCTGTTCGACCAAGACAAGGGCTTTCCGGCATTTGAAGGGGAGGAGCGCGCTTTCCGCGTGATTCCCGGCGACTTTGTGACGACGGAGGACGGTACCGGCATTGTGCACATCTCGCCCACGTTTGGCGCCGACGACTTCCGGGCTGCTCAGCAGGCCGATATTCCGGCCCTGATTGTGCTGGATGCCGAAGGCAAGCCCACGCCCATCGTGGACCGTACCGGCCGCTACGTGCCCCAGATGGGCGAATTTGGCGGGCGCTGGGTGAAGAACTACGACGGCCACGACCAGTCGGGCGCCGACTACAAGACCCTGGACGAAAGCATTGCCATCCGCATGAAAGGCGACGGCACGGCCTTCAAAGTGGAGAAGTACGAGCACACTTACCCCCACTGCTGGCGCACCGACAAGCCCGTGCTGTACTACCCCCTGGACTCCTGGTTTATCAAGACCACGGCGGTAAAAGACCGGCTCATCGAACTCAACAAAACCATCAACTGGCAGCCCGCCAGCACTGGTACCGGCCGCTTCGGCAACTGGCTGGAAAACCTGGTAGACTGGAACCTGAGCCGCTCCCGCTACTGGGGCACGCCCCTGCCCATCTGGCGTACCCAGGACGGCTCGGAGGAAATCTGCATCGGCTCGGTAGAGCAGCTGAAGCAGGAGATTGACAAGGCTGTAGCAGCCGAAGTCATGACCCATAACCCCTATGCCAACGGGGAGAAGATGGACCTGCACCGGCCCTACGTGGACGATATCTTCCTGGTGTCGCCCTCCGGCCAGCCCATGTACCGCGAAACCGACCTCATTGACGTGTGGTTTGACAGCGGCGCCATGCCCTACGCCCAGTGGCACTACCCTCTGGAAAACGGCGAGAAGTTCCAAAAGAATTTCCCCGCCGATTTCATTGCCGAAGGTGTGGACCAGACCCGCGGCTGGTTCTTTACCCTGCACGCCCTGGCCGTGATGCTGGAAGATTCGGTGGCCTATAAGAACGTGATGGCCAACGGCTTGGTGCTGGACAAGAACGGCAACAAGATGAGCAAGCGCCTCGGCAACGCCATCGACCCGTTCCAGACCATCGAGCAGTTCGGCCCCGACGCCACGCGCTGGTACATGATTGCCAACGCCCAGCCCTGGGACAACCTCAAGTTCGACCTCAGCGGCATTACGGAGGTGCAGCGCCGCTTCTTCGGCACCCTGTTCAACACCTACTCGTTCTACGCCCTCTACGCCAACCTCGACGGCTTCCAGGCCCGTGAGTTCGACCGGGTGCCCCACAGTGAGCTAAGCGAACTGGACCGCTGGATTCTGAGCAAGCTCCAGTCCTTGATTCTGGAAGTGCGCGGCCATTATGACTCCTACGACCCCACGAAGGCGGCCCGCGCCATCCAAGATTTCGTGACCGATCAGCTCTCTAACTGGCACGTGCGCCTCTCGCGCCGCCGCTTCTGGAAAGGCGAGCTGACCCAGGACAAAAAAGCCGCCTACGAGACTTTGCAGGAGTGTTTGGTGGTAGTGGCCCAACTTATGGCCCCGGTTGCCCCCTTCTTCGCCGAGTGGCTTTATAAGAACATGACCGACGGCATGCGCGCCGAAGCTATCGAGCGGAATACGCCGCTAGCTCCCGAATCCATCCACCTCACCTTGCTGGTAGAAGCCGAAACGAACCGTATCGACAAGGCCCTGGAGGAGCGCATGGAGTTGGCCCAGCGGATTTCCTCGCTTACGCACTCCCTGCGCAAGAAGTCGGTGCTGAAGGTGCGCCAGCCCCTGCAGCGCATTCTGGTGCCAGTGTTCAATGAGACGACCCGTGAGCAGGTAGGCAAGGTAGAAGACCTGATTTGCGCCGAGGTGAACGTAAAGCACGTGGAGTTCCTGGACGACACCAGCGGCGTACTAGTAAAGTCGGTGAAGCCGAACTTCAAGCGCCTCGGTCAGCAATACGGTGCCCGTCTGAAAGCCGTAGGCGCCCGCATCCAGCAAATGACCCCGGAGGAAATCAGCACCCTCGAAAAGACCGGCCAGCTGGCCGTGGAAGTCGAAGGACAGCCGATTACGCTTGCTCCGGACGACGTGGAAATTCGCACCGACGACTTGCCCGGCTGGCTAGTAGCCACCGACGGCCCCCTAACGGTAGCCCTCGACGTGACCCTGACCGACGAGCTGCGCCAGGAAGGCGTGGCCCGCGAGCTGGTGAATCGCCTCCAGAACCTGCGCAAAGACAGCGGCCTGGAAGTGCAGGACAAAATCCGGGTGACCCTGGGCCAGCAGGCCGAGCTGGAAGCCGCCGTGCAGTCCTTCGGTGGCTACATTCGCGAAGAAGTACAGGCTCTAGCCCTAAACTTTGCCCCGGAAATCAGCGGCGGCTCAGTGCTGGAATTTGACGAGTACACTGTGCCAGTGCAACTGGAAGTAGCCAATAGCTAG
- a CDS encoding lipoprotein signal peptidase: MKYWKYYLVALLVIVIDQLSKWAVHRYMPMGMPGEVPVFGDWFKLHYTLNPGMAFGVELPAPYGKVILTLFRLVAVTGISYYIYRLWKQHAPSGLLICIAMILGGAIGNLVDSIFYGVLYNNAPFNAPTPWLHGQVIDMLFVDFPDGFFPASWPFVGGEIIPDFPIFNIADSCIFIGVVLILIFQNRFYSQHLEEAHPVAANDATAAQARRDAEASEAV; this comes from the coding sequence ATGAAGTATTGGAAATACTACCTCGTGGCCTTGCTGGTCATCGTCATTGATCAGCTCTCGAAATGGGCGGTGCACCGCTATATGCCCATGGGCATGCCCGGCGAAGTTCCCGTGTTCGGCGACTGGTTTAAGCTGCACTACACCCTGAACCCTGGCATGGCCTTCGGGGTGGAACTGCCGGCGCCCTACGGCAAGGTTATTCTCACACTGTTTCGCTTGGTAGCCGTTACGGGTATTAGTTACTACATCTACCGCCTTTGGAAGCAGCACGCCCCCAGCGGCCTGCTCATCTGCATTGCCATGATTCTGGGCGGGGCCATTGGCAACCTGGTCGATTCCATCTTCTACGGCGTCCTCTACAACAACGCGCCCTTCAATGCGCCTACCCCCTGGCTGCACGGCCAAGTTATTGACATGCTGTTTGTGGACTTCCCGGACGGGTTTTTTCCGGCTTCCTGGCCTTTTGTGGGCGGAGAAATTATCCCTGACTTTCCCATCTTCAATATTGCCGACTCTTGCATTTTCATTGGGGTCGTGCTGATTCTTATCTTCCAAAACCGCTTCTACAGCCAGCACCTAGAGGAAGCCCACCCCGTAGCCGCCAATGACGCCACCGCGGCCCAGGCCCGCCGCGACGCCGAAGCCTCGGAAGCTGTGTAA
- a CDS encoding aldo/keto reductase → MQYRKLGKTGFNVSEISLGTWQVGGKWGDPFSHETADSILNAAVDSGINFIDTADVYGDGESEKAVGRLVRSRSERVYVATKCGRQLQPHTNEAYQPEALRKFVEASLRNMQLETLDLIQLHCPPTEVYYRPEIFELFDRLKEEGKILNLGVSVEKVEEGLKALTFPSVTTIQLIFNMFRQRPAELLFQEAKRHDVGLIVRVPLASGLLTGKFSPHTTFSPDDHRQFNRDGAAFDKGETFSGVDYETGLAAVEELKKVFPNQPNLAPIALRWVLMFDEVSCVIPGASRPDQLTSNLQAAELPALTAEQMQAVRAIYEQRIKPLVHQVW, encoded by the coding sequence ATGCAGTACCGCAAACTTGGTAAAACCGGCTTTAATGTTTCTGAAATCAGCCTTGGCACTTGGCAAGTAGGCGGCAAGTGGGGCGACCCGTTTAGCCACGAAACTGCCGATTCCATCCTCAACGCCGCCGTCGACTCCGGCATCAACTTCATTGACACCGCCGACGTGTACGGCGACGGGGAAAGCGAAAAAGCCGTGGGCCGGCTGGTACGTAGCCGCTCCGAGCGGGTGTATGTGGCCACCAAGTGTGGTCGGCAACTCCAGCCCCACACCAACGAAGCCTACCAGCCAGAAGCCCTGCGGAAGTTCGTAGAGGCCAGCCTGCGCAACATGCAGCTCGAAACCCTGGACCTGATTCAGTTGCACTGCCCGCCTACGGAGGTGTACTACCGTCCCGAAATCTTCGAGCTATTTGACCGGCTCAAGGAAGAAGGCAAGATTCTGAACCTGGGCGTGAGCGTGGAAAAGGTGGAAGAAGGCCTTAAGGCCCTCACCTTCCCCAGTGTCACTACCATTCAGCTTATCTTCAACATGTTTCGGCAGCGCCCGGCGGAGTTGCTGTTTCAGGAAGCGAAGCGCCACGATGTGGGCCTGATTGTGCGCGTACCGCTGGCCAGCGGCCTGCTCACCGGCAAATTCTCGCCCCACACCACCTTCTCCCCCGACGACCACCGCCAGTTCAACCGCGACGGGGCCGCTTTCGACAAGGGCGAAACCTTCTCCGGCGTAGATTACGAAACGGGCCTAGCTGCGGTAGAGGAGCTGAAAAAGGTGTTTCCCAATCAGCCCAACCTTGCTCCCATTGCCCTGCGCTGGGTGCTTATGTTTGACGAAGTTAGCTGCGTGATTCCCGGCGCTTCCCGCCCCGACCAGCTCACCTCAAACCTACAAGCCGCTGAACTACCCGCCCTCACCGCCGAGCAAATGCAAGCCGTACGCGCCATTTATGAGCAGCGCATCAAGCCGCTGGTGCATCAGGTTTGGTAA